The Candidatus Gracilibacteria bacterium genome has a window encoding:
- a CDS encoding Mur ligase family protein, with protein MSSLLRPLFCLLARLCILRHKPFVIGITGSFGKTTARHIVTEIFKQNKSDVWTPEGNYNGEWGLPLAVLQARSGGKNPLKWLWAFGVGIFSICRPQYPRILVLEYGIDHPGEMKVQTDIVEPDIVLFTTLSPSHLEGFSDVQEYYDEKQKILSRKRKNTFAIGNKDDIHQADFPCQMWYGHKEGDIVFSDIGEAIDSTMASITYQNQQYTLETPILGQHHIGLIAGAILVAAQMRIEMPAILKALTTIDLPYGRGNVLRGISDALIIDGTYNGGFEPIIAGVQMAHRLAEANDRTLIAIIGDMRELGSSEKERHEELWNELKKIEHVSYIFVGDICHTVIRPLIPYEHIQREVFFLDSREAGKCAQGIISQSPKKSLVFAKGSQNTLYLEEALKYIILPEERRKLVRQDAMYMNKKNTFWKRLNGL; from the coding sequence ATGTCGTCTCTTCTTCGTCCTCTTTTTTGTCTCCTCGCTCGGCTCTGTATCCTCCGACACAAGCCATTTGTGATAGGTATTACGGGGAGCTTTGGTAAGACGACTGCGAGACATATCGTGACGGAGATTTTCAAACAAAATAAAAGTGATGTCTGGACGCCAGAAGGGAATTATAATGGTGAATGGGGCTTGCCTCTTGCAGTGCTTCAAGCGCGAAGTGGTGGTAAAAATCCGCTCAAATGGCTGTGGGCTTTCGGTGTTGGTATTTTCTCTATTTGTCGACCACAGTATCCTCGTATCCTCGTTCTCGAATACGGTATTGACCACCCTTGAGAGATGAAAGTGCAGACTGATATCGTTGAGCCAGATATCGTACTCTTTACCACGCTGTCTCCGAGCCATTTGGAGGGGTTTTCTGATGTCCAAGAATACTATGATGAGAAGCAAAAAATCCTGTCTCGAAAAAGGAAAAATACGTTTGCTATTGGGAATAAAGATGATATTCATCAAGCTGATTTTCCTTGTCAGATGTGGTATGGACATAAGGAAGGGGATATAGTATTTTCGGACATTTGAGAAGCTATCGATAGTACGATGGCATCTATAACGTATCAAAATCAGCAATATACACTTGAGACACCGATTCTCGGGCAACACCATATTGGGCTGATCGCAGGTGCGATATTGGTCGCTGCGCAGATGAGGATAGAAATGCCTGCTATCTTAAAAGCTCTTACCACGATAGATCTGCCGTATGGTCGATGAAATGTGTTACGGGGTATTTCTGATGCGCTGATTATCGATGGCACGTATAATGGAGGATTTGAACCCATCATTGCTGGAGTGCAGATGGCACATCGTCTCGCTGAAGCGAATGATAGAACTCTGATTGCTATTATCGGTGATATGAGGGAATTATGAAGCTCTGAGAAAGAACGTCATGAAGAGCTCTGGAATGAATTAAAAAAAATCGAGCATGTCTCCTATATTTTTGTCGGAGATATCTGCCACACAGTGATTCGTCCTCTGATACCGTATGAACACATTCAGAGAGAAGTTTTTTTTCTCGACTCACGAGAAGCAGGGAAGTGTGCACAGGGTATCATCTCACAATCTCCAAAAAAATCTCTCGTATTTGCCAAAGGAAGTCAAAATACTCTCTACCTAGAGGAAGCATTGAAATATATTATTCTGCCAGAAGAACGTAGAAAACTCGTTCGACAAGATGCGATGTATATGAATAAGAAAAATACTTTTTGGAAACGACTGAATGGGCTTTAG